The sequence CAGTCTCGCCGCGCGCCGCGCTCGCGCGGAGGGATGCCCGCTCGTGCTCGGCAGCGCGACACCCGCGCTCGAGACGCGCCACGCCGCCGAGCGCGGCGCGCTCGTGCGGCTGCGCATGGAGGAGCGCGCGAGCGGGCGCCCGCTGCCCGCCGTCGTGCTCGTCGACATGGTGCGCGAGCGCGCGAACCTGCCGCGCGGCGCGCGGCGCACGCTCTCGCCGACGCTCGCGCGCGCGCTGCGCGAAACGCTCGCGGACGGCGCCCAAGCGATTCTGTTCCTCAACCGCCGCGGCTTCTCCTCGCAGATCGCGTGCGTCGATTGCCAGGACGTCTCGCGCTGCAAGCACTGCGACATCTCGCTCACTTATCACGCCGCCGCGAACCTCTTGCGCTGTCACTACTGCGACTACCAGCTGCGTCCGCCCGCGAAGTGCGCAGCCTGCGGCTCCGACAGGCTCTCGTTGTTGGGGACCGGCACCGAGCGCATCGAGGAGGAAGTGCGCGCGGCGTTTCCCGAGGCACGCATCGCGCGGCTCGACCGCGACACCGCCGCGCGCCGCGGCACCGTCGAGCGCGTGCTGGCCGAGCTGCGCGCGGGCGTGAAGAACGTGCTGATCGGCACGCAGATGGTCGCGAAAGGCCACGACTTCCCCGGCGTGCGCCTCGTCGGCGTGCTCAACGCCGACATGGGCCTGCACCTCCCCGACTTCCGAGCCGCCGAGCGCACGTTCCAGCTGCTCACGCAGGTCGCGGGCCGCGCAGGCCGCGGCAGCGAGCCCGGCCGCGTGGTGATCCAGACCTATGCACCCGACCACTACGCGATCCGCCCCGTCGCGCTGCACGACTACGAGCGCTTCTATCGCGACGAGATCGGGCACCGCGAATCCCTCGGCTACCCGCCCTTCGGTCGCCTCGCCCTGGTGCGCGTCTCCGCCCAGGACGAGCTCGCGGCGCGCGAGGCGGCAACCGCCCTCGCGAACGTCGCGCGAGACGCAACCGCGCACTTCGGCTCTGGCGTCGAAGTGTTGGGCCCCGCGGAAGCTCCGATCGCCAAGCTACGCGACCGCTACCGCCAACAGATCCTCCTGAAGCACCGCGAAGCCGGCGCCGTGTGGCGCGTCGCCGAGCGCGTGAACCACGCGGCCGAGCAGCTACCGAGCGCGATCCGCACCGCCGTCGACGTGAACCCCGTCGACATGCTCTAGACACAAGAAGCGAAGCGGCCTGACACCCACCTCGCTGCACCCTGGCCACGGAACGCGGGCTGGATGCTGACCGCAAGCCGCGAGCGCCCAATCAGGTGCGTGCTCGTTGCATGACGCGGCGCGCAGCGAGCCGTCAGGCGAGCGAAGACCAAGAAGAGCCGCGCCGCCTCCCTGCCGTGCGACGAGAAATCATCTCCCGCACCGCTACCGTCCCACGCCCTATGCCCCTGCGCCCCGTCCTCCAGTTCCCCGACCCGCGCCTGAAGCGCAAATCGGAGCCTGTCCGCGAGGTGACGGACGCGATCCGGGAGCTCGCCGCCGACATGATCGACGTGATGTACGACGAGCCCGGCATCGGCCTCGCGGCGCCGCAGGTGGGCGAGGCGATCCGCCTGATCGTGATGGACACGGAGTGGACGGGCGAGAGCGGCGAGAAGAAGCCGGGCGTGATGATCAACCCCGAGATCGTCGCGCGCGACGGCGAGATCACGTGGAACGAGGGCTGCCTGTCCGTGCCCGACTTCAACGCGGACGTGGAGC comes from Deltaproteobacteria bacterium and encodes:
- a CDS encoding peptide deformylase, whose amino-acid sequence is MPLRPVLQFPDPRLKRKSEPVREVTDAIRELAADMIDVMYDEPGIGLAAPQVGEAIRLIVMDTEWTGESGEKKPGVMINPEIVARDGEITWNEGCLSVPDFNADVERSARVRVRYQDLEGKTHEEDASELRAVCFQHELDHLDGVLFIDRISKLKRSLYVAKRKKALQRELEEAASPKKLV